A single genomic interval of Trinickia acidisoli harbors:
- a CDS encoding LysR family transcriptional regulator: MDRIQAMEVFTRVVDANSFTRAAETLGMPRASVTTVIQNLEAFLGVRLMQRTTRRLSLTPDGAAYYEHCIKIIAEIEEADASFQAGNRKPSGALRVHMPSALGRRIVIPALSTFHQRYPEVTLDLGLSDRPVDPIEEGVDCMIRVGPLEDSSMVARRIGMLKRLTCASPSYLAKHGEPSSIEALAAHHAVNFRAAHGGRSIPWVFMIDGKPVEVKMNGLVTVNDSDAYVTCAIEGFGLIQPTLFMALPHLLDGSLKEVLTGFNPKPKPISIVYPHNRHLSAKVRAFAEWIAELFDSMPALEDISRTREPAAGKEGRQRRDAVTA; this comes from the coding sequence ATGGACCGCATCCAAGCAATGGAAGTTTTTACGCGCGTCGTCGACGCGAATAGCTTCACGCGTGCGGCCGAAACGCTCGGCATGCCGCGCGCATCGGTGACGACGGTCATCCAAAACCTCGAAGCATTTCTCGGCGTAAGGCTCATGCAGCGAACCACGCGCCGGCTGTCGCTAACGCCCGACGGCGCCGCGTACTACGAACACTGCATCAAGATCATCGCCGAGATCGAGGAGGCCGATGCGAGCTTTCAAGCCGGCAACCGCAAGCCGAGCGGCGCCTTGCGCGTTCACATGCCGAGCGCGCTGGGCCGGCGCATCGTGATTCCGGCGCTTTCGACGTTTCATCAGCGCTATCCCGAGGTCACGCTCGATCTCGGCTTATCGGACCGGCCGGTCGATCCGATCGAGGAAGGCGTCGACTGCATGATCCGCGTCGGGCCGCTCGAAGATTCGTCGATGGTGGCACGCCGCATCGGCATGCTCAAGCGTCTGACCTGCGCCTCGCCGAGCTATCTGGCCAAGCACGGCGAACCGAGTTCGATCGAAGCACTCGCAGCGCACCATGCCGTGAATTTCCGCGCCGCGCACGGCGGCCGCTCGATACCGTGGGTATTCATGATCGACGGCAAGCCGGTCGAAGTCAAAATGAACGGCCTCGTCACCGTCAACGATTCCGATGCTTACGTCACCTGCGCCATCGAGGGCTTCGGCTTGATTCAGCCGACGCTTTTCATGGCGCTGCCGCATTTGCTCGACGGTTCGCTCAAAGAAGTACTAACGGGGTTCAATCCGAAGCCGAAGCCGATTTCGATCGTCTATCCGCACAATCGCCACCTTTCCGCGAAAGTGCGCGCGTTTGCGGAGTGGATCGCCGAACTGTTCGATTCGATGCCGGCGCTCGAAGACATCTCGCGCACACGCGAACCAGCAGCCGGAAAAGAAGGGCGGCAACGCCGCGATGCGGTAACGGCTTAA
- a CDS encoding HAD-IA family hydrolase yields MQNASSPSAFPKAVLFDLLTALLDSWTLWNGAAGSEAMGRAWRAAYLRLTYGCGNYVPYETLVGEAAQEVGLPASVADALEANWLQLAPWSGAITALEQLRPHCKLAVVTNCSERLGRLAASRLPVNWDAIVTAERAGAYKPDPRPYALALADLRVAPEEACFVAGSSYDMFGTAACGLRTYWHNRVGLKPVPGTPAPEHESPTLDALAAWASGFGAKART; encoded by the coding sequence ATACAGAACGCCTCGTCGCCCTCGGCCTTTCCGAAGGCCGTTCTTTTCGATCTGCTTACCGCTTTGCTCGATTCGTGGACGCTCTGGAACGGCGCGGCCGGGTCCGAGGCGATGGGCCGCGCGTGGCGCGCCGCTTATCTGCGGCTGACCTATGGCTGCGGCAACTATGTCCCGTACGAAACGCTAGTCGGAGAGGCGGCGCAGGAAGTCGGGCTTCCCGCATCCGTCGCCGATGCGCTCGAAGCAAATTGGCTTCAGCTTGCGCCGTGGAGCGGTGCGATCACTGCGTTGGAACAATTGCGGCCGCATTGCAAACTCGCGGTCGTAACGAACTGCTCCGAGCGTCTCGGCCGGCTCGCGGCGTCACGTCTGCCCGTGAACTGGGACGCAATCGTCACGGCCGAGCGGGCCGGTGCCTACAAACCCGACCCACGCCCCTATGCGTTGGCGCTCGCGGATCTACGCGTCGCCCCTGAAGAAGCGTGCTTCGTCGCGGGCTCCAGCTACGACATGTTCGGCACGGCGGCATGCGGCCTGCGCACCTACTGGCACAACCGTGTCGGCCTAAAGCCGGTACCGGGCACGCCCGCACCCGAACACGAATCGCCGACGCTCGATGCGCTCGCGGCATGGGCCAGCGGCTTCGGCGCGAAGGCACGCACATGA
- a CDS encoding carboxymuconolactone decarboxylase family protein: MSRFTTIRPEDATGAAAEVFAKIKKAVGKVPNAYATVGTHSPEALSAALAFDAAVGASTLGKADIEVIKLAVSEHVGCDYCVAAHTLMGKLAGLSSDGMKQVRAGVATGDAKRDALVTYVRTLVGTRGTVPATAVDAVRAAGYTERQLIEINLAIASITFTNLVNRVNDTTLDFPAVE, from the coding sequence ATGTCCCGTTTCACCACCATTCGTCCCGAAGACGCAACCGGCGCGGCCGCCGAAGTGTTCGCGAAGATCAAGAAGGCCGTCGGCAAGGTACCCAATGCGTACGCGACCGTCGGCACGCACAGCCCGGAAGCGCTCAGCGCGGCGCTCGCGTTCGACGCAGCGGTTGGTGCCAGCACGCTCGGCAAGGCGGACATCGAAGTCATCAAGCTGGCCGTCAGCGAACACGTGGGCTGTGACTATTGTGTCGCCGCGCACACGCTGATGGGCAAGCTCGCCGGCCTGTCGAGCGACGGCATGAAGCAGGTGCGTGCCGGCGTTGCAACCGGCGACGCGAAGCGCGACGCGCTCGTGACCTACGTGCGCACGCTGGTCGGTACGCGCGGCACGGTGCCCGCGACGGCCGTCGATGCGGTGCGCGCAGCCGGTTATACCGAACGCCAGCTCATCGAAATTAACCTCGCCATCGCGTCGATTACGTTCACGAATCTCGTCAATCGCGTGAACGACACGACGCTCGACTTCCCGGCAGTCGAGTAA
- a CDS encoding GNAT family N-acetyltransferase — translation MTSILSPRLTHRLVTQRLTLEPVSVDFAYQLLDFQLDNRTHLRPWEPLRRTDFFTLDAMTARTRTMADSIAAGSALHWLMFERGRDAVIGECNFTSIVRGPFLACHLGYAIDHRREGQGLMREALTASIEYVFERIGLHRIMASYRPENLRSERLLNVLGFEREGFARAYLKINGVWADHVLTALINPAV, via the coding sequence ATGACGTCGATCCTTTCGCCGCGGCTCACTCACCGTCTCGTCACCCAACGCCTGACGCTCGAGCCGGTCAGCGTCGATTTCGCTTATCAGTTGCTCGATTTCCAACTCGACAACCGAACGCATTTGCGGCCATGGGAGCCGCTGCGTCGAACCGACTTCTTCACGCTCGATGCGATGACGGCCCGAACCCGCACCATGGCGGACAGCATCGCCGCGGGCAGTGCGTTGCATTGGCTGATGTTCGAGCGCGGACGCGACGCGGTCATCGGCGAGTGCAACTTCACGAGCATCGTCAGAGGCCCGTTCCTCGCCTGCCATCTCGGCTACGCGATCGATCATCGACGCGAAGGCCAAGGCTTGATGCGCGAGGCGCTGACCGCTTCGATCGAATACGTCTTCGAGCGGATCGGGCTCCACCGGATCATGGCCAGCTATCGGCCCGAGAACCTGCGCAGCGAACGGCTTTTGAACGTGCTCGGATTCGAGCGCGAAGGGTTCGCCCGAGCCTATTTGAAAATCAACGGCGTATGGGCCGATCACGTACTGACTGCGCTGATCAATCCGGCGGTCTAA
- a CDS encoding LysR family transcriptional regulator, with the protein MIDLNELQFFVRICEAQSFTVAAERLGVPKSSVSRALARLEKRLGVRLIERTTRSLMLTEAGELYLERCVRMLEEAEQADLAIGAMHAQPRGLLRVAASVPFARFALAPVLSDFLARYPEVRLELQLLGSEFKLGDTAADIVIRPDPSADSTMRATPLFQVRLAAYASPAYLAGRRPPETPADLREHHCIASHCCTPGLPVGVSSWRLRRGASGQEVRFEPRVSVADPTIGYLLAMTGTGIALLNQQAARADVEAGRLVRLLPDWEVEPIQLYALYASRLNASPKVSAFLEFLRERFDDADCSLRAIVSPRKTNERSQGAASDAARHAEAVD; encoded by the coding sequence ATGATCGACCTGAACGAACTGCAGTTCTTCGTACGGATCTGCGAGGCGCAGAGCTTTACCGTGGCCGCCGAGCGCCTCGGCGTGCCGAAATCGAGCGTGAGCCGCGCGCTGGCTAGGCTCGAGAAGCGCTTGGGCGTGCGGCTCATCGAGCGCACGACGCGCAGCTTGATGTTGACCGAAGCGGGCGAACTCTACCTCGAGCGTTGCGTGCGAATGCTCGAGGAGGCCGAGCAGGCCGACCTTGCGATCGGGGCGATGCACGCGCAACCGCGCGGGTTGCTGCGCGTCGCGGCGTCGGTGCCGTTCGCGCGTTTTGCGCTTGCGCCCGTGCTCAGCGATTTCCTTGCGCGCTATCCCGAGGTGCGCTTGGAGTTGCAATTGCTCGGCAGCGAATTCAAGTTGGGCGACACCGCGGCCGACATCGTCATTCGCCCGGATCCAAGCGCGGATTCGACGATGCGGGCCACCCCGTTGTTTCAAGTGCGCCTCGCCGCCTATGCGAGCCCGGCTTATCTTGCCGGGCGACGGCCACCTGAAACGCCGGCCGATCTGCGCGAGCACCACTGCATCGCTTCGCATTGTTGTACGCCGGGCCTCCCGGTCGGCGTTTCGTCGTGGCGGCTGCGGCGCGGCGCGAGCGGACAGGAGGTGCGTTTCGAGCCGCGCGTGAGCGTTGCCGATCCGACGATCGGGTATTTACTGGCAATGACCGGCACCGGCATTGCGTTGCTCAATCAACAGGCGGCGCGTGCCGACGTGGAGGCGGGCCGGCTCGTGCGGCTGCTGCCCGATTGGGAGGTCGAGCCCATCCAGCTCTACGCGTTGTACGCCTCGCGCTTGAATGCCTCGCCGAAAGTCAGCGCGTTTTTGGAGTTCCTTCGAGAGCGGTTCGACGATGCCGATTGCAGTCTCAGGGCCATCGTGTCCCCGCGCAAGACGAACGAACGCAGCCAAGGTGCGGCATCGGACGCGGCGCGGCATGCGGAGGCCGTCGATTGA
- a CDS encoding NAD(P)H-binding protein, with translation MYLVTGANGTVGSQVLAQLLEAGHAVRAYVRSPEKLAQWGDRIEIAVGDYNSPDAFSAALEGVDGVFLMNIGSAEAFTALAKRIAAQKVSRAVFLSTAMVEMLPATLLSRLHREKEDILRAAGIDARFLRPTGFMSNSYLWLPSIRAEGTVANPMGTGRAAPIAPEDIAAVAVRALTDAALAEKDLLLTGGETISLPEQVALLAQALDRSLRAVDITLDVAAANLTRVGIPEPIAASIVKSFEAVKAGRGTMTTDTVERVLGRKPLRFEQWLKMHIDRFK, from the coding sequence ATGTATCTAGTTACTGGAGCCAACGGTACCGTCGGCAGTCAAGTGCTCGCGCAGTTGCTGGAGGCGGGACATGCGGTGCGCGCCTACGTCCGCAGCCCGGAAAAACTCGCGCAATGGGGTGACCGTATTGAAATCGCCGTCGGCGACTACAACTCGCCCGACGCATTTTCCGCGGCGCTCGAGGGCGTCGACGGCGTGTTCTTGATGAACATCGGCAGCGCCGAGGCATTCACCGCATTGGCGAAACGTATCGCCGCGCAAAAGGTGTCGCGCGCGGTATTTCTGTCGACCGCGATGGTCGAGATGCTGCCCGCTACGCTGCTCAGTCGCTTGCATCGGGAAAAGGAAGATATTCTGCGTGCCGCCGGCATCGACGCGCGTTTCCTGCGGCCGACCGGCTTCATGTCCAATTCCTATTTGTGGCTGCCCAGCATTCGCGCCGAAGGCACGGTCGCCAATCCGATGGGCACGGGGCGCGCCGCACCGATCGCACCGGAGGACATCGCCGCCGTTGCCGTGCGCGCGCTGACAGATGCGGCGCTCGCCGAGAAGGACTTGTTGCTGACCGGCGGCGAAACGATCAGCCTGCCCGAGCAAGTCGCATTGCTCGCGCAAGCGCTCGATCGCTCGCTGCGCGCCGTCGACATCACGCTCGACGTGGCGGCCGCCAACCTTACGCGCGTGGGCATTCCGGAGCCGATTGCCGCATCGATCGTGAAATCGTTCGAAGCCGTCAAAGCCGGCCGCGGCACGATGACGACCGATACCGTCGAGCGTGTGCTGGGTCGCAAGCCACTGCGCTTCGAGCAATGGTTGAAGATGCACATCGACCGGTTCAAGTAA
- a CDS encoding LysR family transcriptional regulator, with translation MSETESIDSADIRLLLAIRQCGTLAAAARQLGLTASAVSQRLQQLEQRLDTRLVDRTARKLQFSEEGALLCDRGIELVAQFDALHEDLRAQRRGLVGTLKINAPFGFGRRHLAPVVADFQRENPEVGVILTLTEQPLTNGTERYDVIVHIGELRASNLIGHLIAPNTRFVCASPALVRRFGEPQTPDELARLPCIVLQENDEDASLWQFSKGKTRLSVRVSSKLNCNDGDIVRRWACEGRGIILRSEWDVADDLRSGALRKLLPAWKALDADVIALTHHRSGLPRRTRDFMQYLQSRFRPLPPWRT, from the coding sequence ATGAGCGAAACTGAATCGATCGACTCCGCCGACATTCGCCTTTTGCTGGCGATTCGGCAATGCGGCACCTTGGCGGCGGCGGCGCGGCAACTCGGCCTCACCGCCTCCGCCGTTTCCCAGCGGCTGCAACAACTCGAGCAGCGGCTCGACACGCGGCTCGTCGATCGCACGGCGCGCAAGCTGCAGTTCTCCGAAGAAGGCGCGCTGTTGTGCGATCGCGGTATCGAACTCGTCGCGCAATTCGACGCCCTGCACGAAGATTTGCGGGCGCAGCGGCGCGGGCTCGTCGGCACCCTGAAAATCAACGCGCCCTTCGGCTTCGGCCGGCGTCACCTCGCGCCCGTCGTCGCCGATTTTCAGCGGGAGAATCCCGAGGTTGGCGTCATATTGACGCTGACGGAACAGCCGCTGACGAACGGCACGGAGCGCTACGACGTGATCGTCCATATCGGCGAGCTGCGCGCCTCGAATCTCATCGGCCACTTGATCGCGCCCAACACCCGCTTCGTTTGCGCGTCGCCGGCACTCGTCCGACGTTTCGGCGAGCCGCAAACGCCTGACGAACTCGCGCGGCTGCCCTGCATCGTTCTGCAAGAAAACGACGAAGACGCGTCGCTGTGGCAATTCAGCAAAGGCAAGACGCGCTTGAGCGTGCGCGTTTCCTCCAAGCTCAACTGCAACGACGGCGACATCGTTCGGCGATGGGCGTGCGAGGGCCGCGGCATCATTTTGCGCTCCGAGTGGGACGTCGCCGACGACCTTCGCAGCGGCGCACTGCGCAAGCTGCTGCCGGCTTGGAAAGCGCTAGACGCCGACGTGATCGCACTGACTCACCACCGCTCGGGCCTGCCGCGTCGTACGCGCGATTTCATGCAGTATTTGCAAAGCCGCTTTCGACCGCTTCCACCTTGGAGGACCTAG
- a CDS encoding AraC family transcriptional regulator, translated as MSDRVHYRHIADMPGLVLGAARFSTFSFDRHFHLDYHVGLVTEGVQRQRFRGKTVLIGPGCVSLMPPGEVHDGASEGVRGYTLRTFRLSHALLHGVAEEISGTPREPELAGALLEDAEVAAHLVRLFDVMGESGEAGSLAVQSEWFRLLNVLLTRSRTIVPQETSGALSPLQWQRVRDYCFAHLSEKITLDALASLCDLGRFQFLRQFKQTVGMTPHAWLLRLRLEHACSLLSHSAQTIAEVAQGVGFYDQSHFNRAFRQAFGVAPSSY; from the coding sequence ATGTCAGATCGTGTCCATTACCGACATATCGCCGATATGCCCGGCCTCGTGCTCGGCGCCGCGCGATTCTCGACGTTCAGCTTCGATCGCCATTTCCATCTCGATTACCACGTCGGGCTCGTCACCGAAGGCGTTCAGCGGCAACGATTCCGGGGTAAGACCGTGCTGATCGGTCCGGGCTGCGTGTCGCTCATGCCGCCCGGCGAAGTGCACGACGGCGCCAGCGAAGGCGTGCGCGGTTATACGCTCAGGACTTTTCGTCTTTCACATGCGTTGCTGCACGGCGTTGCCGAGGAGATCAGCGGGACACCTCGCGAGCCGGAACTGGCCGGCGCGCTGTTGGAAGACGCCGAGGTCGCGGCGCATCTCGTGCGCTTGTTCGACGTCATGGGCGAGAGCGGCGAGGCGGGATCACTTGCGGTCCAGTCGGAATGGTTTCGGTTGCTGAATGTATTGCTGACGCGATCTCGCACGATCGTGCCCCAAGAGACGAGCGGTGCGTTATCTCCGTTGCAATGGCAGCGGGTTCGCGATTATTGCTTCGCACACCTAAGCGAAAAAATCACGCTCGATGCGCTCGCCTCGCTCTGCGATCTGGGCCGCTTTCAATTTCTGCGGCAATTCAAGCAAACCGTCGGCATGACGCCGCATGCCTGGTTGTTGAGGCTGCGTCTCGAGCATGCCTGTTCGCTGTTGTCCCATAGCGCGCAGACGATCGCCGAAGTTGCGCAGGGTGTTGGTTTCTACGATCAAAGCCATTTCAATCGCGCGTTCCGGCAGGCATTCGGCGTGGCGCCATCGAGCTACTAG
- a CDS encoding DSD1 family PLP-dependent enzyme encodes MTLDLLDTPAAIVDTGRMNRNIARMQTRMDALGVRFRPHIKTTKCLDVVRAQLQAGAHGVTVSTLKEAQACFAAGIVDVLYAVGIVPSKLPRAMALKRRGCDLKLLVDNVAAAEAIVAFCHKEGDAVEVWIEVDTDGHRSGIAPEHDALLEVGRILHDGGIRVGGVMAHAGSSYELSSSEALRALAESERAGCVHAAQRLRASGIACPVVSVGSTPTALAAAALDGVTEVRAGVYVFFDLVMHNVGVCTIDDLALSVLTTVIGHQLEKGWVIVDAGWMALSRDRGTAKQARDFGYGVPCTIDGTPLEGYLMIGANQEHGIVAATQTGPKAHEADLSVRFPIGTKLRILPNHACSTGAQFPEYRALAPSGELTVWQRFRGW; translated from the coding sequence ATGACACTCGATCTGCTCGACACACCCGCGGCGATCGTCGACACCGGCCGCATGAATCGCAATATTGCCCGCATGCAAACGCGCATGGATGCGCTCGGTGTCCGCTTTCGTCCGCACATCAAGACGACCAAGTGCCTCGACGTCGTCCGCGCGCAGTTGCAAGCAGGGGCGCACGGCGTAACCGTCTCGACGCTGAAAGAAGCGCAGGCATGCTTCGCGGCCGGCATCGTCGACGTGCTGTACGCCGTCGGCATCGTGCCTTCGAAGCTGCCGCGCGCCATGGCGCTCAAGCGTCGGGGCTGCGATCTCAAGCTCCTCGTCGACAACGTCGCGGCGGCCGAAGCGATCGTGGCGTTCTGCCATAAGGAAGGCGACGCTGTCGAGGTATGGATCGAGGTCGACACCGATGGCCATCGTTCAGGCATCGCGCCTGAGCATGACGCGCTGCTCGAAGTCGGCCGCATCTTGCATGACGGGGGAATCCGAGTGGGCGGCGTGATGGCGCACGCGGGCTCGAGCTACGAACTATCCAGTTCGGAAGCCCTTCGTGCGCTTGCGGAAAGCGAACGCGCCGGATGCGTGCACGCTGCGCAGCGATTGCGCGCAAGCGGCATTGCTTGCCCTGTCGTCAGCGTCGGGTCCACGCCGACGGCGCTCGCCGCGGCGGCCCTCGATGGGGTGACCGAAGTGCGGGCAGGCGTGTATGTCTTCTTCGATCTCGTCATGCACAACGTGGGCGTATGTACGATCGACGATCTCGCCCTGAGCGTCTTGACAACCGTCATCGGCCATCAACTCGAGAAGGGCTGGGTGATCGTCGACGCGGGATGGATGGCGCTGAGCCGTGACCGTGGCACCGCGAAGCAGGCGCGCGATTTCGGCTATGGCGTGCCTTGCACTATCGACGGCACGCCGCTCGAAGGCTATCTGATGATCGGCGCGAACCAGGAGCATGGCATCGTGGCCGCGACGCAGACCGGGCCGAAAGCGCACGAAGCCGACCTATCGGTACGCTTCCCGATAGGAACGAAGCTTCGTATTCTGCCGAACCACGCGTGCTCGACCGGCGCGCAATTCCCCGAATACCGTGCGCTCGCGCCGAGCGGCGAACTGACGGTCTGGCAACGCTTCCGCGGCTGGTAG
- a CDS encoding cupin domain-containing protein, with the protein MRSEFFNAILPQLHAQTSQMELLDRLLSLMPVTGRLDVRCHFGSPWRIEHPESNEWEFPYHVLLRGEAVIEAVTGGKSEPALRMKAGDIVLFPSGSAHTLHDGSGNPPRAVREQHKDGLTIATNGSTRQGADVLCGRFVLPAVPQQLMRDHLPGRLLVSSVSASDGQTRDAAFAASRLARVIELMREEAFEQRPGSETVVNQLSGALFALTLRCASDFDEAPRGLLALAQRQRLQPALAAMFDEPGKPWTLPKLAELSHMSRATFARHFDEAIGRSASEVLTEIRMALAGRKLAQTRLSVAEIGEAVGYQSEAAFQRVFKRQVGMTPAQWRIRSKRWETEEAGES; encoded by the coding sequence ATGCGCAGTGAGTTCTTTAATGCCATACTTCCGCAACTTCATGCTCAAACGTCTCAAATGGAACTTCTGGACCGACTGCTCTCGCTGATGCCGGTCACCGGACGGCTGGACGTCCGGTGCCACTTCGGCTCGCCGTGGCGGATCGAGCATCCCGAGTCGAACGAGTGGGAATTCCCCTATCACGTGCTGTTGCGCGGCGAGGCTGTCATCGAAGCTGTCACCGGAGGGAAAAGCGAACCGGCGCTTCGCATGAAAGCCGGCGATATCGTGCTGTTTCCCTCCGGCAGCGCTCATACGTTGCACGACGGCAGCGGCAATCCACCCCGTGCGGTGCGCGAGCAGCACAAAGACGGATTGACGATTGCCACCAACGGCAGCACACGTCAGGGCGCCGACGTGCTGTGCGGGCGCTTCGTGCTTCCGGCCGTGCCGCAGCAGCTGATGCGCGACCATCTGCCGGGACGTTTGCTGGTGAGCAGCGTGAGCGCGAGCGACGGACAGACGCGCGACGCTGCGTTTGCAGCAAGCCGGCTTGCGCGAGTCATCGAGTTGATGCGCGAGGAGGCGTTCGAGCAGCGCCCGGGCAGCGAGACAGTCGTGAATCAGCTTTCGGGCGCCCTGTTTGCGCTGACCCTGCGCTGTGCCTCGGATTTCGACGAAGCGCCACGCGGCTTGCTCGCGCTTGCGCAGCGTCAGCGCCTGCAACCGGCTCTCGCGGCCATGTTCGACGAACCCGGCAAGCCCTGGACGCTTCCGAAGCTGGCTGAGCTCAGCCACATGTCGCGTGCCACGTTCGCACGCCATTTCGACGAAGCGATCGGCCGCTCAGCAAGCGAGGTGCTCACGGAAATTCGCATGGCGCTCGCTGGACGCAAGCTGGCGCAAACACGGTTGTCTGTCGCCGAGATTGGCGAAGCGGTGGGATACCAATCGGAAGCCGCGTTTCAGCGCGTTTTCAAACGGCAGGTGGGCATGACGCCGGCGCAGTGGCGCATCCGTTCAAAGCGCTGGGAAACGGAAGAGGCGGGAGAATCTTAG
- a CDS encoding threonine aldolase family protein, whose protein sequence is MANREQTAPAAGPALGFSSDNIAGASPEVIEALAACSVGQARPYGADELTARVERKFSELFEREVDVLLVPTGTAANALSLAALTPPWGSVLCHPDSHVNNDECGAPEFFTGGAKLVAVGGPAAKMDIDALRAAARTKVGDVHSTQPSCVSMTQATEVGSLYTLDEIAAIGKECETSGLRLHMDGSRFANALVALGCTPAEMTWKAGVDVLSFGATKNGVPAAEAIVLFDRSVAREMAFRRKRAGHLFSKMRFLSAQIDAYLGDDLWLRNARQANAMAQRLVQGLRQVTCIEVRGEPQANILFCRFPAELIEALLAQGFVFYHDRWGPGVVRLVTSFATTAADVDHLLDSVRRIVGGLSLSGAAESENRAR, encoded by the coding sequence ATGGCGAATCGTGAGCAGACAGCGCCGGCCGCGGGGCCGGCTTTGGGGTTTTCGAGCGACAACATCGCAGGCGCGTCGCCTGAAGTGATCGAGGCGCTCGCCGCGTGCAGTGTCGGGCAAGCGCGGCCCTACGGGGCAGACGAGTTGACCGCACGCGTCGAGCGCAAATTCAGCGAGTTGTTCGAGCGAGAGGTCGACGTGCTTCTGGTGCCGACCGGCACGGCGGCGAACGCTTTGTCTCTCGCCGCGCTGACGCCTCCTTGGGGCAGCGTGCTGTGCCATCCCGACAGCCACGTCAATAACGACGAATGCGGTGCACCGGAATTTTTCACGGGTGGCGCGAAGCTCGTCGCGGTGGGCGGCCCCGCGGCGAAGATGGACATCGACGCGTTGCGCGCTGCCGCACGCACGAAAGTCGGCGACGTTCATTCGACGCAGCCGTCGTGCGTGAGCATGACGCAGGCGACGGAAGTCGGTAGTCTCTACACGCTTGATGAGATTGCAGCGATTGGTAAGGAGTGCGAAACATCGGGATTACGCTTGCATATGGACGGTTCGCGCTTCGCCAATGCGCTCGTCGCGCTCGGCTGCACGCCGGCGGAAATGACATGGAAAGCGGGTGTCGATGTGCTGTCGTTCGGCGCGACGAAGAACGGCGTGCCTGCTGCCGAGGCGATCGTCTTGTTCGATCGTTCGGTGGCGCGCGAGATGGCGTTCCGGCGTAAGCGCGCCGGCCATTTGTTTTCGAAGATGCGCTTTTTGTCTGCGCAGATCGATGCGTATCTCGGCGACGATCTCTGGCTGCGCAACGCACGCCAGGCAAACGCGATGGCGCAGCGACTCGTGCAGGGGCTGCGGCAAGTGACGTGTATCGAAGTGCGGGGCGAGCCGCAAGCGAACATCCTGTTCTGCCGATTTCCGGCCGAGTTGATCGAGGCTTTGCTCGCACAGGGCTTCGTGTTCTATCACGATCGTTGGGGCCCGGGTGTCGTTCGCCTGGTCACGTCGTTCGCGACGACGGCTGCCGACGTCGATCATCTGCTCGATAGCGTGCGGCGGATCGTGGGCGGGCTATCGTTGTCGGGTGCCGCGGAAAGTGAAAACCGTGCCAGGTAA